The DNA window GCGCCTCCAGGAAAGTTAGATTTCCCTGAGGACTCCCATGACACCTGACCGAaagtaatatacatattatcattttttttttcggttacgATATGATCGATTATGATAACATATACGAGGTATTGCAATGACAGGTTAATGTCGATATATTTACGATAGTCTAGTAAACGACGTTATGTATTTGAGTATGTAAAGAAtttattgtacttattttttgGATGGTTGCGCGTGCGCgcgcgtggtgatcaatgttttTCGCTTTTCTATGTAAAAAGGTTGTTGTATTTTTGCCGTTAAGAGGTCAACAATTTGGTATTTACAGCCcgatattattgtttataatataggCAGGTATACTAAAATTTACATCTATCTATCTACTTTCTTACCACTTCAAAAAATATCGTTAACATGTTTTATCTATTCACTTtagtttcacaaaataataatatacctaaacTGTAATTAAACTGCTGGAAATTTAATCTTAGTACAGGTGAAATTGCTGTGTTCGAACCTATTAGTGGAGTAGATTTTGCAATATACTccatttatgttatttaaacaacattttaccTCTGAAATTAATTTAGGTACAAGCAAAGCTCCTTTAATCCTAAATCTAGTGATGGACATGAACATTCTCCTCATAATTGGATCTGTGTCCTAAGTTTTCGAAGTTTAATGAAGGACCAAGCTCAAAGCCCTCTAGTTTCTAATATTCGACCGTATAAGGAAAACAATACAGCGCTCTTCGGGAtcaagtttaatatatttttatttcatattaaccGTAAAGGGATTTGCAAAAGGTTCATTCTTTACGAAGCTGTCAAGCTACCATGACTGTGTTTCTTGCCAGTtagctaatttatttaattattataaataattcaagctTTCAGGTGCTCCACTGCTGGGATGTCTGGAAATGACTCTTTTCGCATGATAGgatagtaataaaaacatttattaagacttaccgaaaaaaaatcctattgaTTTATGGCGTTGCGCTATACAGAAACTCGGCTAAGAAAAAACTGCTGCAAAGAAAAAGTTTTCGAAGAAAACTCTCAAtgaatctttaaatattatgctGGAAActtaatacttatataaaacaaatattataacaagaaCAAACCTCTCAGAACGGTATTTTTATACCTTAAGTTAAAGTTAACTGCCTTTAAGCTAGAATCTTTGTTCAACCTCGCCGTGATGAGAGAAAATTCCATAAGAACCCATTTCTAAAGAAATGTAATGTTTCTTGTAGCTAACTTTTCTCAagtgaaaatttgtttaaactCAACAAAATTTATTCTGACTTTTTAAAcgaatgaaaaatgtattttcgtgGTGAAAATTGTGGAAATAGGCTTTCGTTGAATCATCCAAATTGAGGCAAGCCGAAGTGGAAATTAGCTATTAACTTATGTTGCAACGTCGGAGCCTATTCTGTGGCATTCTATTCTCGTCAAGCAATTACGAATAGCTAACACAACCTTTGTCATTACAACAAAGATTAAACTTCTGTTTACCAATTTTTCTTTGCGTTACACAAACATGGGACCTTTCTTTTGGTTCCTCGGCATTTTTCGTagaggaaaatattaataatgtcgctaaaataaaaatacatagttcAGCTTGTTCCTACAGCTGAACATACGGAATCCCTAATAAGGGAGGCTTATGGCGAATAACATCTGGGCCCCGAGGACGGCAAACACTTGGCAGTAAACACGAGGTTACagtaagaaaaatgtttttgttttccaaGGCCTTCCTCATATTGATATAACTCATACAAAGACAACATTGTTTTGTAACGAagcactattttttattgttacatacTGAATGAAGTTGTTCTCCCGCGGCCGCTATCTCGGAACTCGCTTTGTCAAAGAGAGCTTTAAATTTTTTGCGCataatgtaagaaaaatatgcCTCTCGGATTTTTCCCTCACTACAGTTGTGTAAGCTAACAAACTTTCGGTTTTATGTAGGCTTATCTAACTTGAATTTTCTTGGCAGCGTGACGATATTCAGAGTGGCTCAAAAGCTTGTAAGATAAgcattcgtaaaataaaattactcgcGGTCCCCCGAGATCTTTGGTTACAAGCATTCCTTGTTAGAAGTTACGCAGTTGTAAAGTCTCGGACTTATGTGTTAGGCTTAAACTAAATCTTAGTTGAAATAGAACTGCGTAATTCTAAGTTCGCAAGAACAAGTATTTTAGTAGGCATTGTAATATGTAGTGAATGGTTCACCGCGTTTTATCCGCATAGAGCCTTGGTTTAATCACAGTGGCGACGTAGGAGTACATTGCGCCAACCTCACATTTACTTTCTTTACAATCACAGCATTGTGTTTTTCATGCACGcaagaagtaaaataaatgaggCAAGCTTGGAGTTTAAGCGTagaattttcataaaacttgtaACACGTTAGACCGCACATCGCAAGCGTATATTTCTTCACAGTAACTACGTCAGTTAAACGTAATTTCTCCTTTCTTCCTTTGGGTTTTCGGAAGCCTTCGATAACATAGAAAAGAGGCCATAAATACCATCCAATATAGAAACCCGCCTCTCTCGAATAGTCCATTGTGCGTACAAAAGTAATTCAATACATTGTTATTCCTTTTACGTACCCGCAAAACTCTATAAAGTTTCATAATAGCACCTCTGTCACCTTTATTAATGGTTCCTACAGCGTTTATCTACTGAGACTAAATTAAGAAATACCTTTCGCCGCATAAATCAATAGACGTGTGATATATTGTTATCGTGGAAGGGGTGGCACATTTTATCCTCTTGTTCTGCACCCCGATGCATCACGATTCGAGGCACGCTTCGCGTCGGGGGAGCCTAATTCTTCTCCTAATTTCACACCTTATTGTTGGCGGGTGGGCGAAAATGggtattttttcatataaattcaaCATCACGGGAACAGGTCTATGAACTTTTATTATCTCtatattttgttctttcagATAGGTAATAACGTCACGTTACAATTGGAAATAACTGACTGGGATCGTTTGCCGTTATCAGTAACAACTATCAGACGAAcgacttttttgttttctgcCTTTAGATTCTAGATATCAAAcgcgtataaaaatatttacttctttttcatctaaaaatacattaaagcaatattttaaaagcttataGTTACAATCTAATAagcattttccaaaaaaatggcgtgcaattttcaatttcaatgtaAGGGGAATTTTAGGGGGAATTTGGTTCCCTATATGCCGTTTACCCATCAGAATTTCAAGCATCTACGAAATGAAGTTGGTAAAATATCTAAGACATTTGTCAGTCGATTACCTGAGGGTGGCTCCCCGATAATATTCCGAATTTCCAACCCCCGAAACATCTCACTATGcttatgaatataaatttactTACCTTTCTTgcacatttatttactttcgcAAGAAAAGAGATATCCGTAAATGTGGGTACAATGATGTATTGTTTTGCGAATGAACACGATTTTCGGGAagtattgaattgaatttcgAACGCTCGTTTGAAATGCGTCAATATCTGTTACTAGGCGAGGCTGGAAtggttttttacttttctaaaaTACAAGTTCCAAATATTTCACGCAACCTCCCAAATTGCTATCGCTGACATTCACTTTGAAACGAAAGCAACCCAAAACAACGTTTTCCTTTCATAAAAATGAAGTTCACACGCCGAAAATGTTCAGAATTCGTTTAATTATAAGTAGCGGAGTACTTTCCCGTTATTTTCGTATTTAGATGGGCCCGTTATATTTCGAGATAAAGTTTTCCCGAGTTGGGGGAAAGAATTTTAATAGGAAAGGAATTGTTAAGAGGCCGGTGGTGGGTCAAAGCGTTCCGGGCGAGGTACGCTAACAATACTCGTTATAGTGTAAGCTTGTCTTTAAGTTCTTCTATCGAATACGCCGGGGATTTCATGTTCGAGTGGTTCCCtttgctatttaaataacgctgatattttctttagaaCCCCACTGCACCTGAACGGAGATTCTTGTAGAAATTCAatgttttcaattcaaaatgttCTGCTCGATGTTTGGTTAAGTAATGTAACATTTGTGTATTTATGATATGGATTTTAGATTTCATtggtgattttaatttagtcaGAAGTATATGGCAATAACTGTAGTCATATAAGGAGTATTGTACTAAAAACTTAATCTTTATTAGTCCTATAAAGACAATCCttcttttacttttatcaatTCCACAAGACTtataacaaagattttttttaagacgttTTCACCACACAATCAATCTTATTACACTTTTTCCATCTCATAGAAAGaaatatggaatattttaaaatgtactgtCACCACCCAATCTTACAGTTCACCAGTCCAAAAGTTCACGTCCTACTAAAAGTCAGTGACCGAGCCTCTTCGCACAAAATACCTATTGGTACAATCTCTATGGATTAACACTCCGCCATAGTTGGTGGTTACGGCTTCCGGCCAACGACACCGCTTTGAACGTGAACAGCCAAAATTTTCAACTCACAAAGGATGTGGGTAACCAGCGGAAGACAGCCGCCGTTGAGAATATTAGAAACTCTCaactaaaattttcataaatatgtaagtagtGTATAGTTTGCTAAGTTTTAATAGTTAATGCGTGCTGATAACTTACATGCATTTACTAATTAATGCTCTGAAGGAAGATTATAGTAAtaatcaataatttcatttaataaacgGTACTTGACTTAGTGCCCGAGGCTCCCCGGTACGATTCACAGTTTGTCACATACAACGCAATGTGACTGAATACACGTTGTGGTGGCCTTGCTTTGATCCCATCGTAGGAAAAGTAACAATTGTACTTTTTAAAGATAGCTAAATATgttctattttttaatcattttaaaaatacatatgtattgtTTTCCAACAATATATATGTTGGAAAACAATATATATGGATATGTAACctggattcaaaatattgtaaaaaaataatgagctaGCGAAGTAATCAATGCTTAGTAAATTTTAATCTTCCCTATAGGGAAAGAGGCCtgagtcattattttaatatgaaataaataaatataattctaagtAGATACATCTATGATCCGGAGAACAATTCACGCAGAatattttcaatcgaaaatattatttttgctaaataataaaattctgaaGGACCCCATCAGTGATTTTGAGTGATTATGGCGCTGTGAACAGGGTATTAAGTTCGTgtccatttataaataaatcaacccTCTTTAACAAgcaagattttaataaaaacgtcaCAATTTTTTCCCtgtgtgtgtttatttatttaaaaatgggaGCTTTTATGACTGAAACGATACATCTCAATATTTGAACACTGAAAGTGCTGAAAGTAATGCTGTGTCTGTATAGCAGTATACCAATTTTCAAGAAAACCGTGTTAGCAATTTTCGTGAAACTATGGAAGTCGTAAGCTTTATTCccaaaaaaactttataactcAATAACTGCCATGGACTTTTTTGAATACACGGAAAAAGCTAGTATAGCAAAGACCCAGGATAGAGCTTCTGATCTACCCAAACTAGACTTGTAATCATGTTTCAAAGTTCTTAATAGCCACCCATATTTATCTTTCGAGAAAACGGTAGTGAactaaacagtattatttttaagttgctGAACAAATAGAGCTATATTTTAAAAGCGGTATATAAAAATCAGCGACAAATTATAAAGTGATACTAATGAGTAATTTGTTATGATATATAGCTTCTTtggatgaaaaaatatgtttaatatactAATACATCGCgaagctataaattttattcaaaaaaagtCCAGTTATCATGAAAATTAATAGACTTTATTTTAAGATGAATGGGCTCCAAACTTGTGAgtttaaatcttaataaatatatgtttttaatatataactataaattttcaacctttttttGGACGATGCGTGAAGGACCGTATCTTTTTCGTCGTGGCCAGTATTCGTCAAAAAGAATCTTATCCAATATCCGAATTTCGAACCTACATTATGCATtgtataaatatcaaattaattacgaAACTCAATACATTTAGGGCCACATTTCAGTCAGTCAGAATGAATAGCGTTATGCTGAATTtgacctataaataaataactcattTCTGCCTATTTGGAAATAGGCCTATACACGCCTATTTTTGTACAGCTCATTACATCATTTCCAGTCAATCGGTTTTGACTGAAATCTACTTAAGTCATGGATGAGTTATTGGCAGTATATGAATTGATCTGAAGTGATTTATGTGTCAGAATTCCGTTATTTAAATAGACTTTTTAAGTCGGAATAtcagtctttatttttattactttatgaaAAAATTATCGTAAATCAGTTTGTTTATTGTCTAgttatcatattatttaagaaattcaggtataggtttttatttgtttgagttGCTTGCTATCTCTTGaactgtaaatatttgtatgtagttTGCACTACCATAGAGAGTACTGAGTTAAAAAACAGCGAGCATGTAATAGTGGCGAAGCGTTGCGTGTTAATAATCACCCCGAATAAACGTCAATAGTCATTCAAAAAAAGAATCCTGTGACACACCACCAGTTTAACGATGACTCGAAACTGCGCTGAACTTTTCTAAAGGAAACTTTCGCACGTGACACGTAAGTAAAAGACAGAAAATGTGCGTTACAAAATTACATGGGAAGCCGTAATATCCCTCAGAATTTCACCGAACGCAATAAAACCGCCCGCGCCTCACGCCTTTGACTCAAATGTTTTACCAAATTGACGTTCGACATGAGATCATGCATTCTTTTGATATGGTAATCCGTCCTTGCCCGGGGCAATAATCGATTATTAAATAGGTAGAAATCGGGAGATCAGGGCCTTTATGAACTGGAAGATTCTTAAGAGGATTCCTTTATGACATGAAAGGTCGGCGTGGGCGTTTACTATGAGCTTTTTAAGAAGAACGGTTGTCGTTGTATAAGCGAGACAGTCTACTGTAACTAGCGGTACCAAATATCCGCGTCTCCCTTCCTCCCTGGTAATACTTCTACTTTCAGACCTCGTAATACAGATAGGTTCTGATCTTAATAGACCAaagcataatttttttattatgtatttttattaatttgattttatatatttttggcacCTGCTCACACAGACtgattttgcataaaaaaataagtgctGTTACCAAGGCTGGTGTAATATTTCATACTGCTCTATACATATAGATACAAAAACCTCCAGAAATTTGGCCAAGCGATTACATATTAATGAAAGCAGGAAGAAATCCGACTACATCAGTGAGCTGTTGATTAAAGAGAATAATATCCTGTTAATTACCGTTCGTTAATTAAGAGAACACAATATACGCGCTTAAGATCATAATCAAACGAGagaatttttatataattagtgtttcaaaaattaaacttttaaataatggGGTCTATCGGCGTTAAATTTTCTAGGTACCATAATTGGACAGTATAACGAAAcgaataacttaaaaactaaaataaacgaagaaatatcaaaaaacaaagacaaaaatttaaaaaggctGTCTAAAAAGAACATCAGacattttttgtctttaatgtCATTAGTCAAAGCCTTCATCATAAGTACTGTTAGATAAGAAAAGGTCTCAATAGGCTtagtataaatacattaaagtgCCGCCTTAGGAAACAAGCAGGCGTTTAATTTCCTTCAACAAATGGAAAAAGTAAATGTTCAGGCATCTGTAGAGAATGTTTGCAGATAGAGCTGAAGAGGTTAGGTTTCGTGATTGTTTATATTCAAGTAAAATTCTTAGAgaactgtaatttttttttaacttgtttgcTTGTGAGCTGGCTTTGGACGCAAAGGAGTAAACGGAAACCCGAACCCGATAACGGTAAAAAACTCTGTGCTGTCTGTCCattatcaggctgtatctcatgaaccataatagatagtcttatttttttccatccaggctataagataataataaaacgaaatacacAATACAATCACATTTCGTTACAAATTAccaactttaattaattattatttattaaaacgacaaaaacttaatattgaAGAGACTACAATTCCcacatcattataaaataaaataaaaacatgatatcCTGTCGGCGATTTAATTCCTGCTACTTATtaagttaacatttattttaagcgatcgcacatattaaaattaacatcatTACTaatatatcgatattttttcgtATCGCAAATCGAGTTATCGATCAATGTTAATTACTTGTTAGTGATATGCTTGTACACGACAGGTCACTGGCCACTCGAGACGCCGTCAGATCGTATCCGAACCAAGGAGGATATGACAACTTTACCTTTTCCGAAAAAAGAAAACGCCAAAAGATGTCTGAAGAGCGCCGTTTCCAGCGCCGAAAAAAATGCATAACGATGCCATGCTTTGACACCAACACTTTAATGGCgggaaaaaattaaagtttcgtTAAGAATTACTCCCAGTTTTAATTACTGgtttttagtatgattataattaattgcaCGAGTCTAGACGatgataaatctttaaattaaattttaaattgtgatttGCGTAGGTACATTTTTCTATGAAATTAAAGTGTACTGACAACTAACTACTTAGGAAGGATCTAAAAACTAAGGAGTAATAGTAacgtttaacaaaaacaaatcacaaaatTCTAAATTCCACATTCGAAATAAGTAACATAAGAGAATTAATCAAACTGTATtcgtttaaaatgtatgaattaaaaaaaaaacatccactCGCTATATCAATACAGCCAGCATCGACAAAGTTGTTCAAAAAGCACgtaaaacacacacacactacTACTTTCGATCTACGACTTTGTAGCCTACTCAGtcacacatttacaaacaatacatacataatttactatatttatatctacacgtaacaaattcatttttaattcatatctatttaaaatatattatacataaaaagccttattacctatatacatatatttacaataataacaaaatatcagtacacataaaactactaattatCTAATACTACGGCATACAGATTGCGGCGAGGCGCATTGGAAACGCGTTGCATCTCCGGTTGGAACCGGATCGGTCTTACgtccggcgcgcgcgccgctactCACCGCGCCGCGCCAGTCGGCCACTTATCTCGCTCGCGAAGCCTGTGTCGCCCGCTAACCGAATGCTGTACGGCTACCGCACGCACCAgcgtgttattgttaatattttcgtcaTCACTATCGCTTGCCTATCCACCTTTCTCCTTCAAGCATTCCTTCTATTCTATAGCTCTGCTTGTGCTATAAGACTGTGTGTATGTGAACTATGTGTgattgaacaatataaatattacgtgtagtgaagttgttggaacttttatttatccgAAACCTCTTGACGAACACCACATCACCCATTCACACCACAACTGGTGACCCCTAAGGACACGAAGACTGAAGGTTGGTACACTCGATACAAAATGAGCGACAGCAGTGATTCTGTAAAAACAGCCGGTTCGAGAAATGACGGCCATGTGACGCGGCGAAAGAAGGCAGTGCGCGTGTCCAATGACGGACGTGAAATTTGTCGCGCGAAAATTAAAGTGCCGCCATTCTCGCCTGAGGATCCGGAACTGTGGTTCGCCCTGATTGAAGGCCAATTTGACAGCCATGACGTCACCGACGACGGCACAAAATTCACGCATGTCACCAACAACCTGGACATCCAGTACGCCAAAGCTGTGAAGGACATCATTGTAAACCCTCCAGCCCAGAACAggtatggcaaaattaaaacagaactcATCAAGCGACTCTCTGCTTCGCATGAGAAAAAGGTCAAGCAGTTGCTGACGCACGAGGAGCTTGGAGACAGAAAGCCATCTCAGTTTCTACGGCACCTCCAAGACTTGGCCGGCCCATCTGTTCCTGAGGACTTCGTCAGGTCTATTTGGTGCAACCGTCTGCCAAATAACATCCAGACAGTGCTAGCGTCGCAGCCGACACACTCCCTGGAGCAGCTTGCGGATTTGGCTGACCGCATTCAAGAGTTGACGTCCCCATGCAGCGTCGCCGCGACGTCATCACACAGTGCAACCGCTTCACACCCATCGGATGAGATCGCGGAGCTGAAGAGGATGGTCCAGCAACTAACCCTCAAGTTGGAAGAGCACACTCGTGCTTCCTGCTGCGCGACCTCCAGCCGCTCGAGACCGCGTGAACGACTGCGTTCATCTTCACGTCAGAGAAGCCGATCCAGCTCCAGCTATAAAAAGTACACGATATGCTGGTTCCATGCGAAGTTCGGGGAAAGGGCTAATAAGTGTAACAAGCCCTGCGACTACAGAAAAGCGGGAAATGCCACGGGCGGTCGCTAATGGCGACAGACGATTGCCCATCTTCTTCAGGTCGCCTTTTCGTCACCGACCGCAGCACGAACACCCAGTTCCTGGTAGACACCGGCAGCGACCTCTGCGTCTACCCCCGTTCTGCGCTTCGAGAGCGTCGTGCCAAAACAGAATTTCAGCTCAGCGCGGCCAACGGAAGCGTCATCGACACTTACGGCTTTATTGAGCTTAACTTAAATCTAGGCTTAAGGCGTAATTTTGCTTGGCGTTTTGTTGTAGCAAATGTAACTAGACCTATTATAGGCGTTGATTTCCTTagcttttataacttaattgtaGATTGCCGCAATCAACGCCTAATTGATAACACTACCACATTATCAGCCAGTGCTTCTTTAGTAAATGCTAATGTTTTTTCGGTTAAGGTTTCGACAGGCGACACGCGCTTTCACAACATCCTGAGCAAGTTTCCGGAAATTACACGCCCTTCAGGCACACCAACCGTCCCGAAACACAACACCTTGCATTATATCAGGACTACACCAGGACCTCCTATCTCATGTACCCCTCGTAGACTGGCACCTGATAAACTCAAAATAGCTAGGCGTGAATTCGAGCTCATGCTTAGCAACGGCACAGCGCGTCCTTCTGAAAGTCCCTGGTCTTCACCCTTGCACCTTGCGCCTAAGAAGGACAACGGCTGGCGCCCTTGTGGTGATTATCGTATGCTTAATGCGCGGACCATACCAGACCGTTATCCTATTAGGCATATCCATGACTTTGCCCACTCCATTGCTGGTTGTACAGTATTTTCCACTATTGACTTGATGAAAGCTTACAATCAGATTCCGGTTTTCGAGGCAGATATTCAAAAGACTGCCATCACCACACCCTTTGGCTTGTACGAATTTCCCAAAATGACCTTCGGACTGAGAAATGCAGGTCAAACATTTCAGAGGTTTGTTGACGAAATGTTGAGAGGCCTCGAGTTTTGTTATGCCTACTTAGATGACTTTTTAGTCTTCTCCAAGGACGAGGCCGAGCACGAAGACCATCTTCATCAGCTCTTCAGTCGCATGAAGAAATATGACGTCCTCGTCAACACCTCCAAATGTGTTTTCGGCGCACGCGAGGTAACATTTTTAGGCTACCGGATCTCGGCATCTGGCACCAAACCCCTGGAATCCAAGGTACAGGCAATCAATGACTTCCCTGTCCCTAAGACAGTCAAACAATTGAGGCGATTTTTAGGCATGCTCAATTTTTACAGGCGGTTCTTACCACACTCTGCTTTAATTCAAGCCCCTTTAAATGCCTTGCTTACAGGCCGTGTAAAGGCATCACAACCTGTCGACGTGTCTGGCGATGCGCTTTTAGCTTTCAACAAGTGCAAAGACAGTCTCGCCCATGCAGCATTACTCGCACACCCAGATTGTCACGCCGAACTCGCCCTGGTAACAGACGCATCTGACCTGGCAATGGGTGCAGTTCTGCAGCAGCTTAAAGACGACGCCTGGCAGCCTCTGGCATTCTTCTCGCGGAAATTGAGTCCCTCGCAACAAAAGTACTCACCCTACGACCGCGAGCTCTTAGCCATATAcgaaagtattaaatactttcGTCATATGCTAGAGGCAAGACACTTCGTGGTATTCACTGACCACAAACCGCTCAGTTACGCTTTCAGCGAACGTAAAGCTATCTGTTCGCCCCGGCAGTACCGCCACCTCGATTACATCTCGCAGTTCACAACCGATATCCGACACATTTCGGGAAAGGACAATGTTGTCGCTGACCCACTGTCGCGCATCGAGGAACTGCAGATGCCAATCGATTTTGACGTACTGGCTGCCTCCCAAGCGACTGATCCGGAGTTGACTCATCTTCTACGGGGAGATTCTTCACTCCGGCTGGAGAAGTTGGGTATCCCTAACTCCCATGCTGAACTTTATTGTGACGTCAGTACCACCTCACCCAGGCCGTTTGTCCCCAAAGTGTTGAGAAAACAAATCTTCGACAGCCTCCACAGTCTTAGCCACCCTGGCGCCAACGCTACGGC is part of the Trichoplusia ni isolate ovarian cell line Hi5 chromosome 7, tn1, whole genome shotgun sequence genome and encodes:
- the LOC113495868 gene encoding uncharacterized protein LOC113495868, with translation MSDSSDSVKTAGSRNDGHVTRRKKAVRVSNDGREICRAKIKVPPFSPEDPELWFALIEGQFDSHDVTDDGTKFTHVTNNLDIQYAKAVKDIIVNPPAQNRYGKIKTELIKRLSASHEKKVKQLLTHEELGDRKPSQFLRHLQDLAGPSVPEDFVRSIWCNRLPNNIQTVLASQPTHSLEQLADLADRIQELTSPCSVAATSSHSATASHPSDEIAELKRMVQQLTLKLEEHTRASCCATSSRSRPRERLRSSSRQRSRSSSSYKKYTICWFHAKFGERANKCNKPCDYRKAGNATGGR